A segment of the Cutaneotrichosporon cavernicola HIS019 DNA, chromosome: 6 genome:
GCTGCACGCTTGGTTACACATTCGTGAATCAAGTCTCATCACACATTCGTGACGGGAGGGAGTGGCTCGCCCCGCGGAGCTGGTCGCGGGGTTGCTGGTGGGGTTGCTGGTCGCGGGGTTGCTGGTGGGGAAGCTAAACTTGCTTTGGAGACGTTCCTACTCGCATGCCATGGGCCAAGGTCCCCCTGGAGAGCCTGGAGAGTATCGTTCGTATCCCCGTACGCCCACGTTTCGCGGCGCGCGGTCCGTCGATCCAAGCCTTCAACCGCGACGGAGAGAGGTGGGGGTAGAAGCATGGACCGCGTAGAGTTGGGCTGGTGACGCCGCACCTCCCGCGGGGCAATCAGGGGGTGGGGAATAGGGAACTGGAGGGACTGACGAAGTTGCCTGCGCATCTCGCGGTCGCCTTCGGACGACATGCTGCCAGTCGAGCGAGAGCCGGTGGTTGACGCaaaggagaggaggcggagtCGATTGTTGTCTTCCGAAAAAAAGTCGTCAtccttgaccttctccATGCGGATGGGGTTGCGACCACTGCTATCGATCCGCACTCCCGGGGTGGCTATAGTCAGCGTTGAGGGGTTGGAGGACGTACTCGTCGCTTCGGAAtcggccgagctcgacatgAGGGCTTTTTCCCGCCACTCGGACGAGAACCTGCCCAAGCCAGCCACCTCCGTCGCATCGTGCGCATGGGGGCTCGAGGGACCAGCCGAGGCATACTTGGTGAAGGAGTATCGGGATTCCTCAGAGTGGATGGCATGGGGAAGGAAGGAcggtgggaggaggtcaGGCCGCGTGGCCAGGTCAATAAAATGTTCCCgtgcgtcgagctcggctgcCGACTTATCGCTGTTTGTACTCGATAGCATCGAGGCCGGAGCCGGGGGTTTTGCTgtcgagggcctcggcTGTACTATCGATGGGGATGGAAGGGAGTAACGAGCGAGTGCCCGTGGGCCAGCTGGGACCTCGGCAGTCGACTGAACGACCTGTCCGGCAGAGTCGACACAGGGCTCGACGGCGGGTTGATGAACCACAGCTGTACCAGAGCGGTAGTTGGGGGATGGAGCATCTGCCAACGGCGTGTCGGGGAGTGAAAGCGGTGGGCtgagagggaaggtgtgACGCTGCTCCCAAACTGGTAAGCGTTGGACCTCAGAGCTGGGCCGTAGGAGGGCGCGacgctcgctctcgctctgGACCGACTCGCGTCGACCATGTTGGTGGAGAGGCAACGGGACCGGCCTGTGAACCGTGGTGTCGGGAACGAACGCCGCCAGCTCACCGGGCTTGCGCTTGTATGCGCGCTTGTGACGACGCCAGATGAGGAAGCCGATCGCAACaaggagaacgaggaggagggtcaCTCCGACGCCCTGATGTCAGCCGGTGGCAGTGGACCAGGGGATGAAGGTTGAGTGGAGATGGGCACAGGACTTACCACTCCAACGCCCACAGCGACACTGGCAGGATTCGTCGAGTCATTGGGACTGGCTCTAGGTACAGGGGCCATGGAGACTACCGTTGGAGCGGCTGCGCAGAGCAAGAGGAGGCCGTCAAGTGGTACAGTCAATCGAGTTGTCAAGTCTTGAATAGAGACAGGGAGGTGGCGAAATGTTCTGAACTCAAGGAGCGGTGCACTTCCGCACAGGATCTTCCCTCGCCCCAGATGTAGGGTGAGTCCGGTACCCAAAGCACGGTTATGTACAGTAACGCGACCCGTGCGCGGCGGTTCAAGCAGATGCACCTGGTGTGCCTTATGTGCGACCTGGGTGAAACGTGGAGTAGAGAGAGGTTAATGCAGTTGAGCGGTAAGAGATTGAGGATGTAAAGCATGAGAATGAGTTGACGAGCCGACAGGTTCATATGGGGGGAAGGAATGTGGGACATACAATGCTGTGCGGAGGTCACAGTGATCATGACGACTCTTGCTACGCCCCGTCATTTTGTGTACACGGGTTGAGGTCGGACTGCGGGAACCATTCAGTAGCTTGTCATAATAATGAGTGGCGCCATGCATAGCCAACGGTTTGTTTTACTGTGAGTCAAATGCCGTATTGGGTGCCGGAGAAGttggagaaggagagaaGCAGAGAAGCAGAGGGTTGTGCGCGTATCCTCCCCTTGTGCCTATTCTCCGATGGCCGACCAGGTCTGGGTATGGTGATCTCACCAGCACTGACCGCGCTGTGACGTGTTGGTCATCTTTGACAGTCTTGAGCAGTGTTTCTGTTGGCTTCCAGCTTGATCTGATGATTGATATGATATGATGTGGTTCAGTGTCAAGGTTACACGTGACCTGGTCTCAGTTTCATGCCCCGTCCAAAGGGTCAGTTAAGCTGTTAAGCCTGATTCGTGCCACTTATCCCGCAATATCACCAGTCCAGCACTCACTATCGAGCCGAGCTGCCTCGTGTCCAATGGAGCGACTGGCCAGACATGCTCATGTTCCTGCAGCAGCCTGACCTGCAGTGTCATCGAGAATAGCCCGACGAGTTCCACTGATGCACTTATCACACCAGGTGTGAGCGGGGCTCTGGCTAGGTAGTGGTGGAGTAGACGAGGGCATAGTACAATTCTGCCCACTGGCAGGAGACTGAGACTTGATGTCACACCGAGCTATCTCCGAGTCTccgagggtgagctgcATGTTGCGGTATCAAGTCAGTCGGCGTGGGTAATTCATCCCCTTGCGCTCTGAAGCTCCGTCCATCACGAAACATGTCATGCGATCATGCGTGGACCGACGGCCCAGCGCCGGGAGAATCGAAGTAAGGACATGAGCAAGGACAAACTACAAGCAGTGCGCACTACGCTATGAGCTGACGCGCTAAAGGCCCATGCAGATGGATATAAAACACGAGAATCCCGATCCCAGGGGAATGCTGAGTCTGAGGCAGAGTTTTGCCAACCTTGCGAGTCGTCGTCTCTGAGGCCGTTTTACTCATCGGTATAAGTAAAAAAGGCGTGTCCTTGCCAGATGACGATCGGCTTGTTATGGAGTGAGGGGGCCAGCAAGGCCTTTATGGAGTGGCAGGCCTGTGTccgaggacgccaaggaTTGGAGAATGAGTCGAgggtcgtcgtccgagtgGGACGACTGGTCCTTGTTCTTGTCCAAGGGCGCCGGGACATGGACGCCGCCGTCTACCCGGCCTGTGATGCCTGTCGCCTTGGCCGAGCGGTTTCGGGACGTACTCGTAATATCGGCATCTGATTGCGTCGCCTTGAGTGGGCTTTCCGGCCAGCCAGCCACGACCGTCATGTCGTGATGACGGTCGCCCTCGGAACTGGCTGGTAGGGAGGGGCGAGGTCGCTTCAGAAGGTAGGACGGTGGAATGAGGTCTGGCCGGGTTGTGAGGTCGACAAATGACTGGGTACATGGATGGTCGTAGTCCGACACATAGCTGGAGCCACTAGACTCCAAGAGACCAGACGGATAAGTTGCTGCGGCGGCCCGCTCCAGTACATCGACTAAGCCTGAGTTGTTTTGGCGAGTCGACGGACCAATTGCGGGTTGGTATCTCGGGGCAGGAGTGGAGTTGGATCGCGGTGGATATGGGGTCGGCATTAGTGGCGCCATCGCAGCTGGCTGGTATTGGGCCGGGGGGCTGGCGCGCCGGAGGGAGCTGTTCTCACTCCCGTGATGGACGGGAAGTGAGGGGGGCGAGAGTGGCGGCCAGAGGAATGACCCTTGGTGAGTGTGCTGCCGGtgagggtggtgggagcCGTGGGGAAACTCGGACTGGTGGGAAGTTTGCTGCTGGAAGGGAGTTAAGGGTTCGGGCTTCGGTACCGACCCCCCGCCAACGAGTTGCTGGAAGGGATAGAGAGGCAGCGCCCTGAAAGCCGACTCGGTGGGAGCATGCTGCTGGAGTGGAAGGATGGGAACCGACCTGCGCACGTTGGGGAACAAGTCCGCGACTTTGGAGCAATTGCAGGTGTGCGCCCTCTTGTGGCGATACCAGATCATGGCGCCCACTCCGAAGATGATGAAGACGATGACGGTTGCACCGACTCCCTGCCGTCAGTGAGGAACCGGAGGGGAAGTGGTATGTGAGGGAGCGAGACATGACGGGATGAGGAATTCAGATACGTACAATTCCAAGGCCAATGGCGAGGCCAGCCGAGTTGAACACGTTGTCGTGCGAGATAGCGCTGGGTGTGGAGGCCATGAAGACGAAAGAAGAGGTGGCTGTGGCAACTCGGAGTAAGAACGGTTTGGAGTCAGAAGGTTGTCGAATCGTTCCGTCTGCAGTTGTTCGAGTTGTCAATGAAAGAAGCATCAaggtggatgaggagaaGGGTGTGCGGGCCCCTTACTGCTTCGGCACCGGGACTTTGCACGTTCGGTCCATTCATATGGTGATGTCTACCTACTGTGACCTGCAAGGAAAACTGTGAGCCTTGACGCGAACCGTGCGAAGGCACGGCGTTGGGCTCAAGTAGGCTGGTCAGCGGCGCTTGCTTCGTTGTCGAGACCTCTGCGACTCAGGCAACAAGATGTCAGTCGAGAGAAAGTGAGAGACATGATGCTGATATCATGAGCTGGTCAACTGTAGATTCAGATTTGGGTTAAGGCCAATAAGGGTTGGAAGGAATGTCGATGCTTGCTCGCTGTTCCGCGACTGAGACACGTGAGCGTAGGTGGTTGGTGAGCCATTCAGTGCGCCCAGTGCGCAGCCGTGTGGATGGTGGCGAAGGCCAGAGAGCTTGTGTCAATAGTCTCAGGATATCCACGACTGGTTGAGGGATGGCCAATTGAGGACTGGAGAGCCGTGCGGCCAGCCACAATTTATCCGATTTGAGGAGAGGTGTGTCTGGTCATCAAGTGAACACGGACTCGGACGCATCGTCTCGTGTCTTGGAGAAGTCATCTTGGTAAATTGATGCTGTTGAGGGTGATCAGCAGAGGTGGGTGGTATGTGGCGCGCACTGCAGCACGTGACCAGTATCAAATCTCCGCTTACTTGCAAACAGTTTCCGAGATGCGACGTTGAGCCTCTGCATTCTCTGCCTGCTCTGCAATATCTCTGTTCGGTCCATCTAAAATCTCCTGGGATAGCTCTGCGCGACTCGTCAGCGGGATGCGATTATTTAAACTCCAAgtcgccagctcgaccacCTCGCTTCTGCGTCGCCCCGGACCTGGTGTCCCGTGTCCAGTGACTACCGACCACGGAGAGCCAGGGGTGTTCCTGCAGCAGCCAGATCTGCTCCAACACCGAGCCCTGGGCAGCCCATATGAACCGCAAGAGAGCACCTGGGACTGCGGAGCGTTTGCTGTGTTACCAGCTCCCGACGTCACCTCGCGGAACTGCTTCCGAGTCTGCTGCAGCTTGGGGTCTTTAGGCAACCTCGTACTCTGATGCGTTCCTAATATGATGAAACTTGGCACATGGTAAGGAGTATTGATAATATTATGACATCATGATTATCACCCCAGAAACTACCCAAACATCAGGGAGAATGTATTTTTAGACATGCTGATCAAAGTGGTCGCAAAGGCCCTCCTTGCTCAAATGTGGAGCACGTATCTGTACGCAATCATTGGGGTACTGGTGTTATCCCTGACACCGCGAAACCGCGACAATGCAATACCGAAAGAGCACCGCGTCCAGGCTCAGCTGTTACAGTCTAGGTGTATTGTTGCAGCTAAAATCTAGGTAACCTGAATGAACGGTGACGACAGTACTGGGCCGGCCTGTCCGGCCTTTTATACTCGCCTAGCCTAGCGCCACGACTTTTCTTCCAGTCTATCATGGTACGTTGGGTGGAAACACATGAGCTTCCGGACTGACAGTAGACCACGGACAACATCTACCGCACGGACGAGAAGGGTATCAAGCCCGACGTGGAGGGCGACATCGAACTGGGTCCGGACGGCAGTACTGACGAGttcgccctcctcgcggctCAGGAGGAAGGACACGACATCAAGTTCCGCACACTTACATGGCAAAAGGCGACACTCCTCCTGTTTGCCGAGTATGTGTGTCTCGCGATCCTGGCTTTACCCTGGAGCTTTAGCGTGCTGGGATGGGTGGCTGGTCTGATCGTCCAGATCGGGATGGGTCTTTTGACTTGGTGTACGTTTTCCTCTGAAATCGCTGATGCAAGACACGTCCTACATCTTGTGGAAGTACATGATGAAGCATCCGCatgcgcgcgacgtcgctgAGATCGCATGTGAACTCGTGCCCTCCTGGGCACGGCGGGGGGTTTACGAAGCCACAATGGCCATGCTTATCATCAACAACATTATGATTATTGGTTTTCACGTCTTCACCGGCGCCAAAATCCTCAATACCCTCTCGGACCATTCGACATGTACAGTCGCGTTTCAGGGCGTCGCTGCGATCATTGGCGTGGTAGTCAGCATTCCACGCACGCTCAACCACGTCACGTCCATGGGGGTGTTTAGCGCCGTCTGTATGGGGACTGCCATCCTCTTGTGTCTCATCTTCTCGGGGATCCAACCTCACCCTGGCAAGGGTTATGGAGGAACCTACCCCGCACTGGGCGAGGTTTATACGACCGCGGGGTTGCCTGGCAATCCAGGGTTCGTAAATGGTCTCAACGCCGTGTTGAATATCACGTTCTTGTGGATCGGGCAAATCCTTTACCCCTCCTTCATTgccgagatgaaggagCCACGCGACTTCCCCAAAGCGCTCGCGGCTCTGACCCTGCTCGAGATGATactcttcctcgtcgtctcggTTGTCGGATATCATTACCTGGGACAATACGCTGAGGCGCCGTTAGTGGGATCTTTGCTTGAGGTGAAACATCGCAAAGCAGCCTTCGCGTTCGTCATCGTACCGACTGTGATTATCGGCGCGATATACTCCAATGTCACCGTCAAGGTCCTCCATCGCCGCATCCTGGGTTCCGAAAGTAGGCACATGCA
Coding sequences within it:
- a CDS encoding uncharacterized protein (Transmembrane amino acid transporter protein) encodes the protein MTTDNIYRTDEKGIKPDVEGDIELGPDGSTDEFALLAAQEEGHDIKFRTLTWQKATLLLFAEYVCLAILALPWSFSVLGWVAGLIVQIGMGLLTWYTSYILWKYMMKHPHARDVAEIACELVPSWARRGVYEATMAMLIINNIMIIGFHVFTGAKILNTLSDHSTCTVAFQGVAAIIGVVVSIPRTLNHVTSMGVFSAVCMGTAILLCLIFSGIQPHPGKGYGGTYPALGEVYTTAGLPGNPGFVNGLNAVLNITFLWIGQILYPSFIAEMKEPRDFPKALAALTLLEMILFLVVSVVGYHYLGQYAEAPLVGSLLEVKHRKAAFAFVIVPTVIIGAIYSNVTVKVLHRRILGSESRHMHANTTIGWLWWVVITAVVWGIGFALGNVIPSMGDFLSIMSAAFDSFFGFIFWSAAYFHLYRGRLFSGVFQTLMTLLNIFIFFIGLFMLGPGMYTSVDAIKTDYSGAVKSPFACDDNGL